One Microplitis demolitor isolate Queensland-Clemson2020A chromosome 2, iyMicDemo2.1a, whole genome shotgun sequence DNA segment encodes these proteins:
- the LOC103569879 gene encoding facilitated trehalose transporter Tret1: protein MDPYSLSVEREASKNIEENERECFKDAIVSSRSLNKGYVERTQLKNAIPEIAACILTTTFHMVVGLGMAYSAILIPRLEEGALGPKATKMETSWTASIIVVAVPIGSLIVGFLMEAFGRIRTLQLGAIPCIIGWILIANAQNIPMILVGRFLTGIAIPTATSPSIVYITEVGSPDLRGSLMSFGPTLASFGMLLSYLKGAYLPWRLVAWLATIYAIVPIFLVQFFVPESPVWLVSKGRIDDAKKSLARLYKSEEKEFGKMSVAEQAFTTIMKENEIKLSEQRRSKRGNLSTKLRAFLKPTGWKPMLILFLFFLVQQFSGIYITLFYAVTWFQEVKAGVDEYVASILVGLTRFLCSMVNTWLLRRYKRRPLCIISSLGMAICMSVSGYFTLQIKNGSTSGNWVPVLGLLLYVCTSMIGMLTIPWTMTAELFPSEIRGVAQSFSYGMANALMFAAVQSYRDLSAFLGGSHAIQWFFAGVSVGAAIFVWLLLPETHGKKLSEIEEYFHNNFIAAGADAKARKRRAKRRAEQKAQAQASVPLNPNPKRAEPV, encoded by the exons ATGGATCCATACTCATTAAG TGTTGAACGTGAGGCctcgaaaaatattgaagagaATGAAAGAGAGTGCTTCAAGGATGCTATTGTATCCAGTAGAAGTCTCAACAAAGGCTATGTCGAACGGACACAACTTAAGAATGCAATACCtgag atTGCTGCCTGTATTTTGACGACAACTTTTCATATGGTCGTTGGATTAGGTATGGCTTATTCAGCTATTTTAATTCCTCGTTTAGAAGAAGGCGCTTTAGGTCCTAAAGCTACAAAAATGGAAACTTCATGGACag ctAGTATAATTGTGGTAGCTGTACCAATAGGTTCTTTAATAGTTGGTTTTTTAATGGAAGCGTTTGGTCGTATTCGAACTCTTCAATTAGGTGCAATACCCTGTATAATAGGTTGGATTCTAATAGCAAATGCCCAAAATATCCCTATGATATTGGTTGGACGTTTCTTAACAGGAATAGCCATACCAACGGCAACCTCAccttcaatagtttatataACAGAAGTAGGATCACCAGATCTTCGTGGTTCATTAATGTCATTTGGTCCCACATTAGCATCATTTGGAATGTTATTATCATACTTAAAGGGTGCTTATTTACCATGGAGACTGGTGGCATGGTTGGCAACTATTTATGCAATAGTACCAATATTTTTAGTACAATTTTTTGTTCCGGAATCCCCGGTCTGGTTAGTATCAAAAGGCCGTATTGATGATGCTAAAAAATCTCTTGCGCGACTTTATAAATCTGAAGAAAAAGAATTTGGAAAAATGTCAGTAGCAGAACAAGCATTTACAACTATTatgaaagaaaatgaaataaaattaagtgaaCAAAGAAGAAGCAAACGAggaaatttatcaacaaaactTCGTGCTTTCTTAAAACCAACTGGATGGAAACCAATGcttattctttttcttttctttttggTCCAACAATTTTCTGGTATTTACATCACCTTGTTTTATGCTGTTACATGGTTCCAG gaagtCAAAGCTGGTGTCGATGAATATGTAGCATCTATTTTAGTCGGTCTTACTCGTTTCTTATGTTCAATGGTCAATACATGGCTTTTGAGACGATACAAAAGACGCCCACTCTGTATAATTTCATCTTTAGGAATGGCTATTTGTATGTCAGTATCGGGGTACTTTacattacaaattaaaaatggtagtACCAGCGGTAACTGGGTACCCGTATTAGGTCTTCTGCTTTATGTCTGTACTTCAATGATTGGAATGCTTACTATTCCATGGACAATGACCGCTGAATTATTTCCATCGGAAATTCGTGGAGTCGCACAATCTTTCAGTTACGGAATGGCTAATGCTCTGATGTTTGCAGCAGTTCAAAGTTATCGAGATTTATCAGCATTCTTAGGAG gTTCTCACGCAATTCAGTGGTTCTTTGCCGGTGTTTCTGTTGGTGCTGCAATATTCGTTTGGCTTTTACTTCCTGAAACGCatggtaaaaaattgtcagaaaTCGAAGAATATTTCCACAACAACTTCATCGCGGCTGGTGCTGATGCTAAAGCTCGAAAAAGACGAGCTAAAAGACGCGCAGAACAAAAAGCTCAGGCTCAAGCTAGTGTGCCATTAAATCCCAATCCAAAGAGAGCTGAACCGGtttag